DNA sequence from the Kazachstania africana CBS 2517 chromosome 4, complete genome genome:
ATAGCTTAATGTATCTCTATTACCAGTAAAATACTGCTTTATACCTCTATTAGATATCATTCTTGGATACGGCagaaattcattttcatagGTAATGAGGAAACCCAACTGTCCATTTCTATTGAGGCCAAAAGTGAATAAGTTACCTTGAGAATCAATAGCTAATGTATGATACTTACCACAACTCATTTTCACAATATTATTCAGTAATTCGACTTCAAATAGTTCATTAGTAGGtggaatattatcaaattgtgAAAAGTTTGGCAAACCAAATTGaccaaatgattttttcttcgaatCGTTATTACTAGAATATCCAGTAGAACATGTATAAGCTTTCCCAACATTTGACACCAATGCTAGATGATTTTCTCCGGTATCAAACTGAATAATTTTCGATTCTTTCCTTTGACGatcgaaaattttggatgTGTCAATAACTAGATTATATCTCGCTCTCTTTAACCAGGGTATATTGAACCATgttatattttcatattttatAAACTTGTCAGTCAAATTATCgatttctttcaaaggTATAACAAGAATCTGGCCTTTGCCATTCAATGCGTAACaacaattatttgattctttAATGTGAACCAAATTCTGTCTTGATAAAACCAATTTCAACCGTTCATTCGAAATTTCCcaattaaataaatctcCGTTTTTATCGATTACGAGATTATGTCTATCATTAACCAAACAGACATCCTTAAGTATCATACCATCAAAAAGCTTTACTCTTTTGGGAATTCCTGTCCACGATTCATCCTGAAAGTCACGATCTCCCCAGTAATACAATCCCGGCACAGACAAGCCTAATTCGCTATCAAGAGGAATGAACGGGACAGATagcttctttttctttttcttcaggGCTGGTTTCACAAGGGAATCCTCTATCATTGATTTATTCTCATAATTGTGTCGATAAAGATAAAAGGCAGAACCTGCAGCAGTAGCTGTGAAAACCGCTGTAATGAATCcaactttcaaaaagttcaatcttctaataatgACATTTCTATAGTTGATACTTTTATCACCAGGcaatttcttaaaattcGATCTCTTGGACTtaaaatcttgtaaattAACCTTTTGAGCTAGAATTTCtgaatcatcaaatttagGTACATTTCTTAAATTGCGGGAAATTACCTTGGAATATCGTAGCAGCAGTTTATTCGAATTCATACTACAATTCAACGATTCACATGTAGTCAACACTTCTTGTACAACCGGTGTATTCGGAATATTTTGGGATcacattcaaattttaatgagTCCCAAAACCCTAA
Encoded proteins:
- the FMP25 gene encoding Fmp25p (similar to Saccharomyces cerevisiae YLR077W; ancestral locus Anc_8.7); this encodes MNSNKLLLRYSKVISRNLRNVPKFDDSEILAQKVNLQDFKSKRSNFKKLPGDKSINYRNVIIRRLNFLKVGFITAVFTATAAGSAFYLYRHNYENKSMIEDSLVKPALKKKKKKLSVPFIPLDSELGLSVPGLYYWGDRDFQDESWTGIPKRVKLFDGMILKDVCLVNDRHNLVIDKNGDLFNWEISNERLKLVLSRQNLVHIKESNNCCYALNGKGQILVIPLKEIDNLTDKFIKYENITWFNIPWLKRARYNLVIDTSKIFDRQRKESKIIQFDTGENHLALVSNVGKAYTCSTGYSSNNDSKKKSFGQFGLPNFSQFDNIPPTNELFEVELLNNIVKMSCGKYHTLAIDSQGNLFTFGLNRNGQLGFLITYENEFLPYPRMISNRGIKQYFTGNRDTLSYIDINCCSETSFITVLNPITKQINYFSFGNGLNGELGNGHFKNSEFEPKLIKFLQDTNVTNWICNKDSNHIFVTTTDGIVKGWGLNDRGQIGTVQKTKKYKISQPITIPSILEPGIEFEKNLDSLLKLDGTRHKLSVGKESSCLYCVKN